TCTTCGGGACGATGTCCATCAAACCATTTGGTGCGCTGTTCCATACTAATTTCATCTAAATCAGCAGTACAATAGCGTTTACGAACGGCCTGATTGTATATTTCGTTGATAGCTGGAAGGTCGGACTGGGTGGCTAGGCGAATTTTCATTGTGTTTCTTTTTGATTTTGAATGTTCAAGATAATAAAAATATAGATTTACGAAACCCTACACCGAAAGCTTTTGGTGCCCTTGAAGGAGGCTCTGTAAAAAACGACGAAAGGCATCTAAAACTGTTCTTATAGTTATCCATATGCTTTATTCCGAATCTCTATTTAGGAGCAATATTCTTAATGAAAATGTGATTTATTTCATCATCCTGTAAGTATTCTATGTCTTCGTTAAACTCTTCTTCGTCAGTATTATTCTCAGCAGCCTGAGGTATCTTCTTATAGCCACATCTGGCAAAGAATAGGTTAAGTCTTTCTTGTGCTTTGTCGTATTTTTTGTCATCGGCAATTCCTTCGAAACCTATAGGAAAACTTTTAAAAGCCACATAAGCACAGGTCGATTTAAAGTAGATATCTAAACTATTTAAAACATATTTACCATATCCTTTAGCTCTGTATTTTTCTTTAATCTCCAATCGATTGACAAGCAAAATATTCATATTAAAACTATCGCCCACCAATTCTACAATCTGATCACTAACATTAGAATAGGTATCGTCTAATATAGCCTTACCCACCGCAAGAGATGAAGAAGATTTATCAAAAGCTTCCATTAAACTTGTATGCCCAGCTTCGAAATTCAAGTCATACATCTCTAAACAAATCGTTCCAATCTCGACCTCATCCAAATCATAATTATCAAATTTATCATATGAATGTATTAAGATCTTTCCCTCATAAGTCGTCATATTCGGATGAGAAGCATAATCTACATCTAACAAATGCGAAAAACGGTATTCTACTCTAACATTTTCGTCCATATATTCACTATTTTTATTGAGGTGCAAAGGAAGTAAAAACCTCTAGAATAGTAAACATACATTCACTTCCTTTTATTTCTTAGTGTACATTTTTCGTGTTCTACATCATTCAATTAAAAATGGCCATCAGAATTATCCAATGGCCATTTTACTATTTTCAATTTCTGAATTACCCCGGGAATTTAGGGAATTTCTGAAATTCAGGATCACGCTTTTCAAGGAAAGCATTTTTACCTTCCTGAGCTTCCTCCATTAAGTAATACATCATGGTTGCGTCGCCTGCAAATTCCATTAAACCACGCTGCCCGTCAAGTTCAGCATTCAAACCACGTTTAATCATACGCAATGCCATAGGACTACGCATCATCATAATCTTACACCATTCAACTGTTGTGTCTTCCAAATCTTCAAGAGCAACAACTTTGTTGACCATACCCATTTCTTCAGCTTCTTTGGCAGAATACTGCTGGCATAGGAACCAAATTTCACGCGCTTTTTTCTGACCAACCTGGCGTGCCAGGTATGAAGAACCAAAACCTGCATCGAAACTTCCTACCTTAGGACCTGTTTGTCCAAACTTAGCGTTATCCGAAGCAATCGTTAAGTCGCAAACCACGTGTAATACGTGACCACCACCAATAGCATAACCATTTACCATTGCAATTACTGGCTTAGGCATTGAGCGAATAGCCTTGTGCAAATCCAAAACATTTAAACGTGGCACACCACTTTCGTCGATATAACCACCTACTCCTTTTACATTTTGGTCTCCACCTGAACAAAAGGCTTTATCACCCGTTCCAGTGAATACAATTACACTAATGTCTGCACGCTCACGGCAAATATCCATCGCATCAAGCATATCGAAATTCGTTTGTGGACGAAATGCATTATACACCTCCGGGCGGTTAATGGTAATCTTTGCAATACCTTCGAAGAAATCAAATTTGATATCCTCGTATTCTTTTATTGTTGTCCAGTTTCTAGTTGTCATCTTTCTTTGTTTTTATGTTTTTAAAGTAATTTATTAGTACTTGATCATTCACCGTTCTTGGTGTCTTGATTTCTAAAACTGCCGCTTTCTCATTTGCAGCATAAAAGTTTGGTAAAATATTTTCTAGCTGATCTTTATTTTCAGCATAAAAATAATCTAAACCATATGTTTCCGCCAATTTATCAGCCTTATAATCTTGAACTGTTTCAAAATATTCTTCTAATTCATCTACTCCCGATGGACCAGATATAAAACGGAAAATGCCTCCTCCTCCATTATTTATCAGGATAATTTTAATATTTGCTTGTAAGTATTTATTCCATAAAGCATTTGAATCGTAGAAAAAACTAATATCACCAGTAATTAGCGTTGTAATTTTGTTATTCACCAATGCTGCTCCAACGGCAGTTGATGTACAGCCATCAATTCCGCTAGTTCCTCTATTTGAATTGTACGTTAATTGGTTAGAAATTTTAAAAAGCTGAGCATATCGTACTACTGATGAGTTCGCCAAATGCAAATTTCCATTTTCAGGAATTGCACCCAAGATGCCTTCAAATGCCTTCATATCGCTCCATTCTAATCCCGCCAAATAATTTGCATGCAAGTCAGATACTTTTAGATCTCTGGCTTTCCAAAAATCGGCATATGAACTATCCGATGGTTTTATTCTTGGTAATAATTGTTTGAAAAATGAAGCTGGGCTAACATCTATATGAGATGTTAAGCTTTTAAATGTATCAATATAGTGATCCTCTTGCCCTATAAACCAATGTTCTTTTGATCGATTATCCCTTAAAAACGATTTAATCATTTTAGAAACCAAAGGGCCGCCAAAATTAATCAATAAATCAGGAGTGAAATCTTCTAATTCGTCTTTTTTTATAGAACAGATCACTCGATCTATACAAGGCAGAAATTCTTTATTTTGAAGATTAGAAACCGACTCGGTAAGAACTACTACATTCTTATTTTGAGTCAATTCCGATAGTAATTCATTTAAATCGGCTTGCGGGTGCAGTAAACCCGCCACAATTAATATTTTCTGAGTTGAATTGAAAATATCAGCAATAGCATCTATTGTATCTCCACTTAAAGCATCAACCGAATTTATTTTTCCAATAACTCTTTCATTTGTATCTGGATATTTTTTCACTCCATACAAAGGCTCTCGCAATGGAAAATTAATATGCACCGGACCAATTCTTCCAGTAAGTGTTTTTGTTAGAGCCTCATTTACCATTCTATTTAAATACCAGCAATCGTCTGGATCATTAGCATCTAATGGCAATTGATAGCTTGCTTTAACAAATTCACCAAATACATTTACTTGTGGTAAAGCCTGCGAATCATCTTGCCCGATCCATTCCACTGGTCTGTCTGCTGATATCACGACTAAGGGAATTCTTTGATAAAATGCTTCAGCTATTGCTGGTCCATAATTTAACAAAGCTGTTCCTGAAGTACAAACCAAGCCAACTGGTTTTCTTGTTTGCTGAGCAATACCCAAAGCAAAATACGCCGCACTTCTTTCATCGACAATTACCAAACTTTTTATTCGCTGATCTTTCGCAAAAGAAATACTTAAAGGAGCGTTACGAGAGCCTGGCGAAACAATTACGTATTCCATTCCTTTTGCCCAACAGATATCAATTAATTCTTTAACACCTTTAATATCCGAGTATATTCGCTCCATATCTTTATTTTTGTCCTTGTTCTATTGCAACAATAAACCAGTTTATCGCAGAAGTAGTGTAAATATGCTCAAATTTAAAATAAATTATTGGGCTTCCCTTACTTCGTAATCACATTCAATAAGGTTTGCGCTTTTAAACAGGTTTCTTCCCATTCCTTCTCTGGAATTGA
The sequence above is drawn from the Labilibaculum sp. DW002 genome and encodes:
- the menB gene encoding 1,4-dihydroxy-2-naphthoyl-CoA synthase: MTTRNWTTIKEYEDIKFDFFEGIAKITINRPEVYNAFRPQTNFDMLDAMDICRERADISVIVFTGTGDKAFCSGGDQNVKGVGGYIDESGVPRLNVLDLHKAIRSMPKPVIAMVNGYAIGGGHVLHVVCDLTIASDNAKFGQTGPKVGSFDAGFGSSYLARQVGQKKAREIWFLCQQYSAKEAEEMGMVNKVVALEDLEDTTVEWCKIMMMRSPMALRMIKRGLNAELDGQRGLMEFAGDATMMYYLMEEAQEGKNAFLEKRDPEFQKFPKFPG
- the menD gene encoding 2-succinyl-5-enolpyruvyl-6-hydroxy-3-cyclohexene-1-carboxylic-acid synthase, with translation MERIYSDIKGVKELIDICWAKGMEYVIVSPGSRNAPLSISFAKDQRIKSLVIVDERSAAYFALGIAQQTRKPVGLVCTSGTALLNYGPAIAEAFYQRIPLVVISADRPVEWIGQDDSQALPQVNVFGEFVKASYQLPLDANDPDDCWYLNRMVNEALTKTLTGRIGPVHINFPLREPLYGVKKYPDTNERVIGKINSVDALSGDTIDAIADIFNSTQKILIVAGLLHPQADLNELLSELTQNKNVVVLTESVSNLQNKEFLPCIDRVICSIKKDELEDFTPDLLINFGGPLVSKMIKSFLRDNRSKEHWFIGQEDHYIDTFKSLTSHIDVSPASFFKQLLPRIKPSDSSYADFWKARDLKVSDLHANYLAGLEWSDMKAFEGILGAIPENGNLHLANSSVVRYAQLFKISNQLTYNSNRGTSGIDGCTSTAVGAALVNNKITTLITGDISFFYDSNALWNKYLQANIKIILINNGGGGIFRFISGPSGVDELEEYFETVQDYKADKLAETYGLDYFYAENKDQLENILPNFYAANEKAAVLEIKTPRTVNDQVLINYFKNIKTKKDDN